One stretch of Solenopsis invicta isolate M01_SB chromosome 16, UNIL_Sinv_3.0, whole genome shotgun sequence DNA includes these proteins:
- the LOC113003168 gene encoding uncharacterized protein LOC113003168 yields MYKPSWSDSTIVLNWIVSPSRKWSTFVANRISEIQGATNPSSWRHIRSPENPADILSRGLDPQELTSSSLWWHGPAFLKLGEESWPKSDFARAPEDMPEQKRCTTAIAVIEHSIVNELLNKFSNLNKACRVLAYCFRITRSFRPVAPTIFISHHETSTALEVMCKSVQEQAFSDEYKALLKGQVINPASRILSLSPFVDKDKLIRVDGRLGNSNLSSDMRHPILLPQNHILTQRIIERERAQCTRWRAGHDGRSKAALLANLSSIGYAKNIKKLRDVFQDEAGAFGSNHGLIARREHQTQVNINHFLRDQETAWKFIPPNAPHFGGLWEAAVKSAKHHLYRIAGKSPLTFEELQTTFCEIEVISSCPLTPLSDDPNDLSYLSPGHFLVGTALNSFPYTDVTDVSENRLGLAPLQWSIGRVEEVHPGPDNIVRIATVRTARGLFTRPLSKIAILPIEE; encoded by the exons ATGTACAAACCTTCTTGGTCGGACTCCACAATAGTCCTGAATTGGATAGTCTCGCCATCGCGAAAATGGTCTACTTTCGTAGCCAACCGAATCAGCGAGATTCAAGGGGCTACGAATCCCAGCAGTTGGCGTCACATTAGGTCGCCAGAAAATCCTGCGGACATTCTATCACGCGGTCTAGACCCGCAAGAGTTAACAAGCTCGTCGTTATGGTGGCACGGACCCGCATTTCTCAAACTGGGCGAAGAATCTTGGCCCAAGTCCGATTTTGCACGCGCACCAGAAGACATGCCAGAGCAAAAAAGGTGTACCACGGCTATTGCCGTCATCGAGCACTCAATCGTCAAcgaattattaaacaaattttcaaaccTTAATAAGGCATGTCGCGTACTCGCATATTGTTTCAGAATTACGAGGTCCTTCCGCCCAGTCGCACCCACTATTTTCATATCTCATCACGAGACGTCAACCGCCCTAGAAGTCATGTGCAAATCCGTGCAAGAACAAGCCTTTTCAGATGAGTACAAGGCCTTATTAAAAGGTCAAGTCATTAACCCGGCCAGTCGCATATTGTCCCTCTCGCCCTTCGTGGATAAGGACAAGCTAATCCGCGTGGACGGTAGGTTAGGCAACTCTAATCTAAGTTCTGATATGCGTCACCCAATTCTATTGCCACAAAATCATATTCTCACTCAAAGAATTATAGAACGGGAACGTGCGCAATGCACACGCTGGCGTGCAGGCCACGATGGCCGCAGTAAGGCAGCGCTTCTGGCCAATCTCTCTTCGATCGGTTacgcgaaaaatattaaaaaattgcgtgATGTGTTTCAAGATGAAGCCGGTGCTTTTGGAAGCAATCATGGGCTCATTGCCCGCCGGGAGC ATCAAACCCAAGTTAACATCAATCATTTCCTACGTGATCAGGAAACTGCGTGGAAATTCATTCCACCTAACGCGCCACATTTCGGCGGACTTTGGGAGGCCGCAGTAAAATCGGCGAAACACCACTTGTACCGAATAGCCGGAAAGTCGCCTTTGACCTTCGAAGAGCTTCAAACAACATTTTGCGAAATAGAAGTGATCTCCTCATGTCCTCTAACTCCACTAAGCGACGATCCCAACGATCTGTCGTATTTGAGCCCCGGTCATTTTTTGGTTGGCACGGCCTTGAATAGTTTTCCTTACACTGATGTTACTGATGTAAGCGAGAATAGACTG GGATTGGCTCCCCTACAATGGTCAATCGGTCGAGTGGAGGAGGTTCATCCCGGACCAGACAACATCGTTCGAATTGCCACTGTCCGTACAGCGCGGGGTCTGTTTACCAGGCCATTGTCAAAAATTGCTATCCTACCCATTGAGGAATAG